The Mytilus galloprovincialis chromosome 7, xbMytGall1.hap1.1, whole genome shotgun sequence genome has a window encoding:
- the LOC143084076 gene encoding uncharacterized protein LOC143084076 — MKVANQMIMLINCTSSVIDTESNCQQRETSCDINDGRCQSGTSEYVRKDNAKTISLNPQIKKCNVVLKDIQNGRTDSEKIIIENPQIKEYNVILKDTQYGRTDTAKTINVNPHIKECYVVLKDFGKENELTENTANNLLTVSTNRREVTACNDFNGDEESLNSLRANDKEAKYNKVSKVMKSFNSRTEVNNQKQKGNICKGQQLNKLGNQKFHFPCRKEFKYSCDVCYKKFTKSQPLRKHTKTHEIPKTQRPKTRHWCFPCGKEFESKSSLKKHQIKHTDERPYTCNVCCKSFKCPQSLDRHNIIHSSNRTKVQKQKTTHWCFPCGKEYKRMSRLKEHQKIHTEEMPYSCNVCCKTFKKLDYLKSHTRIHTSVRSNLQKQKTTHWCFPCGKEFKRMCRLREHQKSHSDERPYSCCLCSRKFKKLYYLKLHRRIHTGETPYKCEFCDKKFRYGSSLWLHKEIHKDITERKTFLCTFCGKSCFQKSNFEIHLLSHQTERRQSGKECQDSGKNVDAIRMNDQSIDSQSEFNDKNVLNENFKCLECDAMFEDEDTLKLHEETHVNFKTFNCDECAEEFNFEKHLIKHLYIHMRENNHNQAFKRDNQKKNIRNREKELSQSGIGMLKTTVTSDKEYPSKSHSHRWKFKCYQCTAGFNRMSKLKIHESSHAGLKIQHCDLCGQGFRNKSSLKHHNQIHTGENYFNCDQCDSSFKERSKLEAHKQKDHTGEKPFRCSVCFKRFREKSSLNKHIKHVCSETKVSNSMRCNEEIQFESKNSREQLPVSTSLWLNKEAMPKKEERFVCLHCGKGFHYMARYKIHLLTHSDVKPFSCDVCGKSFRRGHSLKTHRRIHTGEKPYVCSFCEKAFNSLTSLIFHRRTHTGEKPYLCHICGLQFSTGSCLNIHLSLHQDIKLHNCQICHKAYKRLRHLKKHIETHQERDKLKCETCSKEFFKDTLKSHMKIHTGIKPFSCLMCKKTFVSNQDLIQHKRSHTGEKPFKCDLCNKKFSVQKSLIDHLRVHSGEKPYACDICGKCFSQTGSRRTHLKTHALSKEYVCEQCGKEFTFKCNYEKHMITHTNERPFTCKLCSKGFTQSSSLNTHYRLHKKELNSRKHKEKDLILNESRSAESDKAKSVHMVHEKVKVVNQTSMNLKNTGTPSMMDGRMMSTQKDVTDEEAAPKTSKIKKTQKQITKFKAPKYTCSNCGKMFNQKRSLNVHQQMHYEKKQFNCDVCGKEFNFKGNLKTHLRVHTNEKPYKCHECGKGFSQSSSLHTHSRLHDK; from the coding sequence ATGAAAGTGGCCAATCAGATGATAATGTTGATAAACTGTACATCGAGCGTTATAGATACCGAATCTAATTGTCAGCAGAGGGAGACATCCTGTGACATTAATGATGGGAGATGTCAATCTGGTACTTCTGAATACGTTAGGAAAGATAATGCAAAAACCATTAGTTTAAACCCACAAATCAAAAAATGTAATGTTGTTCTAAAAGACATACAAAACGGTAGAACAGATAGTGAAAAAATCATTATTGAAAACCcacaaattaaagaatataatgtTATTCTAAAAGATACTCAGTATGGTAGGACAGATACAGCAAAAACTATTAATGTAAACCCACACATCAAAGAATGTTATGTTGTTCTAAAAGACTTTGGAAAGGAAAATGAATTAACAGAGAACACTGCAAACAATCTATTAACTGTATCAACAAATAGAAGAGAAGTTACTGCTTGTAATGATTTTAATGGAGATGAGGAAAGTCTGAATAGCTTAAGAGCAAATGACAAAGAagcaaaatataacaaagttagCAAAGTCATGAAATCTTTCAATTCCAGAACTGAAGTTAATAACCAGAAACAGAAAGGAAACATTTGCAAAGGGCAACAATTAAACAAACTAGGAAATCAAAAGTTTCATTTCCCATGTagaaaagaattcaaatattcatgTGATGTATGTTACAAAAAGTTCACCAAGTCACAACCTTTAAGAAAGCACACCAAAACTCACGAAATTCCAAAAACACAAAGGCCTAAAACAAGACATTGGTGCTTCCCATGTGGCAAAGAGTTTGAATCTAAGAGTAGTCTAAAAAAGCATCAGATAAAACATACAGATGAAAGGCCTTATACATGTAATGTATGTTGCAAATCGTTCAAGTGTCCACAAAGTTTAGATCGGCACAACATAATACACAGTTCAAATAGAACAAAAGTACAAAAACAGAAAACTACACATTGGTGCTTCCCTTGTGGCAAAGAGTATAAACGTATGAGTAGGCTAAAAGAACATCAGAAAATACATACAGAGGAAATGCCATATTCATGTAATGTATGTTGCAAAACGTTCAAGAAATTAGATTATTTAAAATCGCACACCCGAATTCACACAAGTGTCAGATCAAATTTACAAAAGCAGAAAACTACTCATTGGTGTTTCCCATGTGGCAAAGAGTTTAAACGTATGTGTAGGCTCAGAGAGCATCAGAAAAGTCATTCAGATGAAAGACCTTACTCCTGTTGTCTTTGTTCTAGAAAATTTAAGAAGTTGTACTATTTAAAATTGCACAGACGAATTCACACAGGCGAAACACCATATAAATGTGAATTCTGTGATAAAAAATTTAGATATGGAAGCTCTTTGTGGCTTCATAAAGAGATACATAAAGATATCACAGAGAGAAAAACTTTTCTTTGTACCTTTTGTGGAAAATCATGttttcaaaagtctaattttgaAATTCACCTGCTATCACATCAAACAGAGAGAAGGCAGTCAGGAAAAGAATGTCAAGATTCTGGTAAAAATGTAGATGCGATCAGGATGAATGATCAGTCCATTGACAGCCAATCAGaatttaatgataaaaatgttttaaacgaAAATTTTAAATGCTTAGAGTGTGATGCTATGTTTGAAGATGAGGACACCTTAAAACTTCATGAAGAGACCCACGTGaattttaagacttttaattGTGATGAATGTGCTGAAGAATTCAATTTTGAGAAACATTTGATAAAGCATTTGTATATCCATATGAGAGAGAATAATCACAACCAGGCATTTAAAAGAGATAACCAGAAGAAAAACATCAGGAACAGAGAAAAAGAACTAAGCCAAAGCGGCATTGGTATGTTAAAGACAACAGTAACCAGTGACAAGGAATATCCTTCAAAATCCCATTCACATAGGTGGAAATTTAAATGCTATCAATGTACTGCTGGCTTTAATCGCATGAGCAAATTAAAAATCCACGAGAGCAGTCATGCAGGACTTAAGATTCAACATTGTGATCTCTGTGGTCAAGGATTTCGGAATAAATCTAGTTTAAAGCACCATAATCAGATACACACTGGTGAGAATTATTTTAACTGTGACCAGTGTGATAGTAGTTTTAAGGAGAGAAGTAAACTAGAGGCCCATAAGCAGAAAGACCATACTGGTGAAAAACCATTTAGGTGTtctgtttgttttaaaagatttcgTGAAAAGAGTTCGCTcaataaacacatcaaacatgTATGTTCTGAAACAAAAGTTTCAAATAGTATGAGATGTAATGAAGAAATCCAGTTTGAATCCAAAAACAGTAGAGAACAGTTACCAGTCAGTACCAGTTTATGGCTCAACAAAGAAGCAATGCCTAAGAAAGAAGAAcggtttgtttgtttacattgtggAAAGGGATTTCATTACATGGCTAGATATAAGATACATCTTTTAACACACTCAGATGTCAAGCCTTTCTCTTGTGATGTTTGCGGTAAATCATTTCGTCGAGGACATTCTTTGAAGACTCACAGGCGAATACACACTGGGGAGAAACCGTATGTGTGTTCATTTTGTGAGAAAGCATTTAATTCTTTAACTTCACTAATTTTCCATAGAAGGACACATACTGGAGAAAAACCGTATTTATGTCATATATGTGGTTTGCAATTTTCCACAGGATCTTGCTTGAATATTCATCTGTCGCTGCATCAGGATATCAAATTACACAATTGCCAAATATGTCACAAAGCATATAAGAGACTGCGACATTTGAAAAAACACATAGAAACTCACCAAGAAAGAGATAAACTGAAGTGTGAAACATGCAGTAAAGAGTTCTTCAAAGATACTTTGAAATCTCACATGAAAATTCATACAGGAATAAAGCCATTTTCTTGTTTGATGTGTAAGAAAACATTTGTGTCAAATCAAGATTTAATTCAGCATAAACGTTCCCATACTGGTGAAAAGCCCTTTAAATGTGATTTATGCAACAAAAAATTTAGTGTACAAAAATCACTAATAGATCATTTACGTGTGCACTCTGGAGAAAAGCCATATGCTTGTGATATATGTGGAAAATGTTTCAGCCAGACAGGAAGTCGACGCACACATCTAAAGACACACGCTTTATCTAAAGAATATGTTTGTGAACAGTGTGGGAAGGAATTTACTTTTAAGTGTAATTACGAAAAGCACATGATAACACACACAAATGAGAGGCCGTTTACTTGTAAATTGTGTAGTAAAGGGTTTACTCAAAGCAGTAGTTTGAATACACATTACAGATTACACAAGAAAGAGTTGAACTCAAGGAAACATAAAGAGAAAGATCTGATTCTGAATGAATCCCGCTCAGCTGAATCGGATAAAGCAAAGTCCGTTCACATGGTTCATGAAAAAGTTAAAGTAGTTAATCAGACTTCAatgaatttaaagaatacaggAACTCCTTCAATGATGGATGGAAGGATGATGTCAACACAAAAAGATGTCACAGATGAGGAAGCGGCTCCAAAAActtcgaaaattaaaaaaacacaaaaacaaataactaAATTTAAAGCACCTAAGTATACTTGTTCTAACTGTGGAAAAATGTTTAATCAAAAGCGTAGTTTAAACGTGCATCAACAGATGCACTATGAGAAGAAACAATTTAATTGTGATGTTTGTGGAAAGGAATTCAATTTTAAAGGCAATCTAAAAACACATCTTCGTGTCCATACCAATGAAAAACCATACAAATGTCATGAGTGTGGTAAAGGGTTCAGCCAGAGCTCTAGTCTACATACACATAGTCGGTTACATGACAAATAA